From one Lysinibacillus sp. G4S2 genomic stretch:
- a CDS encoding amidohydrolase, producing the protein MKQQLFEWMQLHEDTFSQMAKQIWDNPQLGYEETFASSLQQDFLKKEGFDIVTPIGDVQTAFYAQWGSGSPIIGFLGEFDALPGLSQQVSSLYSPVEEGAPGHGCGHNLLGTAGVEAVVALKEVMTLNNLQGTIRYYGCPAEELLSGKSYMARAGVFDDLDVVYTWHPWTFNMTANFSMQALAAIEFCFSGRTAHAAGAPHLGRSALDAVELTNVGANYLREHVPDGSRIHYQITNGGLAPNIVPDRASVYYFLRGANRDAVKDLERRLIKVAKGAAMMTETEVHWGIKAGCYDTLPNLTLNEQMLAQWNELPPLSFTEDELAFAKSLQASLDPSVLAGATQQSFVPNEISKEVLVEQVLHIPQSFRQSMQGSSDLGDVSWIVPLGQVFTTCAPFGVQVHTWQATAAFGSSLGMKGMHYAAKVMAGAALDSLLKPAVIQKAKEEFVNLRAGKQYECGIPEEVKAPKPV; encoded by the coding sequence ATGAAACAGCAATTATTTGAGTGGATGCAACTACATGAAGACACTTTCAGTCAGATGGCAAAGCAAATTTGGGACAATCCTCAGCTGGGGTATGAAGAAACATTTGCGTCCTCACTACAACAAGATTTTCTGAAAAAAGAAGGTTTTGATATCGTTACTCCGATTGGCGATGTACAAACGGCCTTTTATGCACAGTGGGGATCTGGTAGTCCAATTATTGGGTTTTTAGGAGAGTTTGACGCGCTTCCAGGTTTATCACAGCAAGTCAGTTCATTATATTCGCCTGTGGAGGAGGGGGCTCCAGGGCATGGCTGTGGTCACAATTTATTAGGAACGGCTGGAGTTGAAGCGGTAGTTGCCTTAAAAGAAGTGATGACGCTTAACAATTTGCAAGGTACGATTCGTTATTATGGGTGTCCAGCAGAGGAATTGTTATCTGGAAAATCGTATATGGCACGCGCCGGTGTTTTTGATGATTTAGATGTAGTTTATACGTGGCATCCATGGACGTTTAACATGACAGCGAACTTCTCTATGCAAGCGCTCGCTGCCATTGAATTTTGTTTTTCAGGTCGGACAGCACATGCTGCTGGTGCGCCACATCTAGGGAGAAGTGCCCTTGACGCTGTTGAATTGACGAATGTCGGAGCCAATTATTTACGAGAGCATGTGCCAGACGGATCTCGAATTCATTATCAAATTACAAATGGCGGCTTAGCACCGAATATTGTTCCAGATAGAGCAAGTGTCTATTATTTCCTACGAGGAGCAAACCGTGACGCTGTCAAAGATTTAGAACGCAGACTGATTAAAGTGGCAAAAGGGGCAGCGATGATGACAGAAACAGAAGTGCATTGGGGGATTAAGGCAGGGTGTTACGATACTTTACCGAATCTCACATTAAATGAGCAAATGTTGGCACAGTGGAACGAACTACCGCCATTATCCTTTACAGAGGATGAGCTTGCTTTTGCAAAGTCGTTACAGGCTTCATTAGATCCTTCTGTTCTTGCAGGTGCTACCCAACAATCTTTTGTACCAAATGAAATAAGTAAGGAAGTATTGGTGGAGCAGGTACTTCATATTCCACAATCTTTTCGCCAATCTATGCAAGGTTCAAGTGATTTAGGGGACGTTTCGTGGATTGTGCCCCTTGGTCAGGTATTTACAACTTGTGCTCCATTTGGGGTCCAAGTGCATACTTGGCAAGCAACTGCTGCCTTTGGATCTTCGCTTGGCATGAAGGGGATGCATTATGCGGCAAAAGTGATGGCAGGAGCTGCGCTTGATTCCTTACTAAAGCCTGCTGTTATTCAAAAAGCGAAAGAAGAATTTGTGAATTTAAGAGCTGGGAAACAGTATGAATGTGGTATTCCGGAAGAAGTGAAAGCACCAAAGCCGGTTTAA
- a CDS encoding MarR family transcriptional regulator: MDQEKRITLTSLFEVVSSIERKWANEWNNQNVLGFSKSHILILDYLSQEGPKRPSAIADRLKVTTGGVTVLTSKLINAGFIEKTQHATDRRAFQLIITPDGEDILEKSRQQVSEILNNMFGMLSAEEIQTLRDIFAKLLNNESTR, encoded by the coding sequence ATGGATCAAGAAAAACGAATAACCCTTACCTCATTGTTTGAAGTAGTTTCCTCTATTGAGCGTAAGTGGGCAAACGAGTGGAATAATCAAAATGTACTCGGCTTTTCAAAATCCCATATTTTAATTTTAGACTACTTATCGCAGGAGGGACCAAAGCGCCCTTCTGCCATTGCTGATCGGTTAAAGGTGACAACAGGTGGTGTCACTGTTTTAACGAGTAAGCTCATTAATGCTGGCTTTATTGAAAAAACACAACATGCCACAGATCGACGAGCATTTCAATTGATCATTACACCTGATGGCGAAGACATTTTGGAAAAATCTCGTCAACAAGTTAGCGAAATTCTCAACAATATGTTTGGTATGCTCTCAGCTGAGGAAATACAAACATTACGTGATATTTTTGCAAAATTACTCAACAATGAATCTACTCGGTAA